The following nucleotide sequence is from Coffea eugenioides isolate CCC68of chromosome 10, Ceug_1.0, whole genome shotgun sequence.
CTTGAGCAAGAACGGTCAAAGCCACAGCATCCTGATGCTGACCAACCCCCAAAGCCAAATCAGGGCTAGGACAAGGTGGATAGTGATTGACCCTGATAAGGGTCGTTTGATCCTCAAAGAAGCCGTGAAACCTATTCTTTGGCAACCCCAAACTCAGAGCTATGAGCTCCATTAACTTGAAAGCCAGTTTTTCCACTTCACGAGCAAACTCATCACAAACTTCCCTGCAAGAAATTCAAATTAGTTTTGCAAGAATAGTTGTTAGGTGACAAAAATCTAAAAGAGTGGAAAAGTATCTGCAAATCAAGAGTGGAAATACCTAAAAAGATAATGagagatttttttaaaaaaaattagtgatTGAGAGTGGTCCGTAACTCTCAAAATCAAGCGCCTGTCGTCTTTATGCTTTCCTTCCTCCCACAAGGCCAAAAAGTGCACGTATACAATTTAATTTCTAAAGCTCAGATGCGAGAAACCAAATTTTACCTAAACTCTGGAGGATTTTGCGGCCACTGATTAGTCAATTCCCTGACTTCTTCATCATCAGGTTCATCTGAAGCAGCAACAAGTGTAGGTTTCTTCAAAACAAAATCAAACACTTCTTTCCAATCTCTAACATTTTTTGTATTCTCGGCGTCTACGTATCCCAACAGGCCAGCTCCGGTCCTCCGCACCTTTAACTTCTCCTCCTTGGGTAAAGCAAAGAATTTTCTTGATCCCAATTCGATCTTTTCTTGACATTCCAATGGAACACCATGATTGATGACTTGGAAAAAACCCCATTTCTGGGATGCATCACCTATCTCAGAGACTAGGCGTGCTAAGTCAGCATCAGTGTGAGGAGAGTTTAGGACAGAGAGATCAATCAGAGGGATGCCTTCATCTTCAATTCTTGTTGGTTTAGGCCTGTGCTCAAGAGCTTGCACAAAAGCAGAGTCAACTGCAGACTCTCCCATCGCTTGGATTGTTTTGGAACTTTTGCTGCTAAAGTCTGAAGGTCTAAGAGTGAAGTAGGGTAAGATTGGTTAACTCCTTGGACTGCTCAATGGCTTTATAACCTGTTGTGCGATACATTGACGATGAACAGATTTGGGTCCCATCTTTGAAACTTGTGGTAAGAAGTTTTAGGCTTTTACCATTTCATAGACGGCTGGTTACTTAGACACTTCGAAAACATCACACTTTACATCCAAGTCTTTTGTCATGGACAGATTTGGGTCCTATCTTTGAAACTTGTAGCAAGAAGTTTTAGACTTTTAGTTACCATTTCACAGATGGCTGGCTAATTAGAAACTTCGAAAACATCACACTTTACATTCAAGCCTTTAGTCATGGATTACATattattatgttttttttttgtcaaactatCCTTATTATGATTAGGGTGGTTTTACACTAAAAATTGGATGTAATGGCTTAGGTGCATGTTTTCTTGACATTCTTCTTATATATAAAGGAGTTCGGTTTCAAGTCGCTGTTCTGATTTTTTTCTGCCCCTTTAGAGGTAAAGTGGTAATTTTGTAGCAGTTGTGTACGTGTTTGCCGCATAAGGTACAAGTGATTTAAGCTCAACTAAATTACTATGGTGTCCCATTTTAGTTTTAAAATCGTGTTAAGAGATGCTCATTGAAGGCTAGCTAGATGCTACATGAAATTACTTAGCTCATTGAATGCTAAGAGATTATCTAAAGCTGCTCAGGTTTTTTTGGTAATTTACTCCTTCCTCTATTAATGAATGAATTTCATCAGTTTTAGAATAGCCGTTACTCCATTAGTTAATCAAGCCATTGAACGATTGATCTTTCtgcttcttccttttttttctttctattttccctttgttttttaatattactttttgGCTTTCGGCATTGGGTCATTTTTGCTATGGTTGTTTGATTAGTTATgtttattttcttctcttgctctctttggATTTGCTTCATatgtttttctttaaaattattTGATGTTGTTTAAATCATGTGAGTACAATagaaatttcattttaaatttgatgGTTCTTTTTATTGTTAGAAAATAATCTCTGGGAATAAGTCTACTGGTAAGCTGCTGCTGCCCAATTCAATCTAACCTATTAATCTCTTCACCCTACTTAGTACAAATAAAAACTCAAACAATCATTTTTGTTCTATTTTAAAActactaattttttttcctttatgatttttttaattGCATAGGGATTATGAGTCTTCTCTAATTGTCCCACCTATGGATTTGTTCTACTGTCTTTGCTATGGCTTTTGATTTTATGTTCAAGGTAAAATTATGCATACAACCTATTTTGACTATATGTTTTTTCAGGAATTTTAATTTGCTTAGAGTAATTTCTACCAATCTAAGTTTGGTTATGATATAAAGAAGTGACCACTGACAAAGCATTTGAGTCAGGGCACCTATAATTGCTTACTATGTGCGTGCGCATTGAATGTCTCATACTCccaaaagaaactagtctaTGTATGATTGAGTTTATTGTGGattatcaagaaaagaaaaggacaatGATGAATTAGTTGGATTTGCGTATAGAAActgaaggtttttttttttttggtgaatctgATTTTAGGATGATCAATTTAATTATGTTTCCATGAAATATAAATTTTCCTTTAAAGAAAGTTAATTTGTGCTTAAGAGGAAAAAAAACTTGTGCTTGGGCAGCTTTTTTATTTTGTGGAGCACTATTGAAAGTTCAATTATGTTTATATGCTTTTCTTCTACCAATTAGATGGTTTATATATGGAACCTTTTCAATTGTTAGTGTAGATATAATATTTAGTTTGACTTTAACCTCCAATTATCACAATAGATTCTTGTTCTCTCTGTCTGTTCATTAACATTTTTAGACTTTATTCTTATTATTAAATATTGTTGTGTACAGATTCCCAACATGTGTGATAGGCACTAAATTCATCTAATCATAGCCAGCACTTCCTCTTGATCACATTGTATGCTATGATCTTTAATATTATTCCCCTGCCATTGCAGAGAAAGTAAAACTTGGAAGTCTTTTATTCATTTCTATCAAATGTCTGCTATGAAGAACCTACTTGTAGCTCAAGCAGACAAAAGATATATGCCTCTATAATTACTTCACCAGAAGTGAAGTGTGCCTACTTTTTTGTGCTAttctattttaaaaaaatgagtttATCCTCtaatcattcattttgtttagTCATAACTCCCTTTGGAATGGAAAAGAAGTGAAAGGGAGGACTAAGGAATAAATGGTCTGGTTATTTCCAAACTCTAACCACTTCCTCTCTTTGAAGGAATTTTCTTGTTGGTATTATTCACTTTTGATGATTTGATTAACTACAATATTGGATTGAAAATATGGATTCCGTCTTTTACTCTTCGTCTCTTTAAAGCTAGGGTAACAAATCCgtcaaaaattttccttttgcatTTAAAGTGATTAGTAACAAACTGGCTTGTTTATGTTAAAGTAGATACTAGATTGTGTCAATCAGCCAAATTTCTTAGCTGAGCTTGTTTTTCTGCCCTAAGAATATGTATTTCTGTTTCCTACCTATTCTAGCTGCTTTACATTTGACATTCTTTTCGAATCATTGGCATAACTTTCTCATCAGTTAGCTTTTGTTTGGACACGTACCATTAAAATTGCAGCAAttcttttaaacaaaaaaaaaagaaaaaaaaaactgaaaagaAATTGAAAGCCAAGGAAGAATCCCTCTTCCCGCCAAGCATCTGATTGCCGACAACCAGTCCTTGAATGAACAATGTTACCATTAACCTTATCCCTGCCGTTCACAACCTAATAGACACCATCTGGCATCACGGAACCTCTCTGCCCAAAACCAGAAGCATACCCTTCATCAAACATTTTCGAATTCCTCCAACTTTTCAATGATGACTTCTTATTATTCTCTTGCCGTAATCCCAGATCCATTAATTTACCCCAAATAAAGAAATTAATAAGCAGCCCTCAATTTCCCAGCCTCCATTACAACTACTCAATTATCAAACATCGCTCCATTTGAACCAAAATATGAACTTCCGTAACAAATTCACGTATTTAAGTGTGTGATCTTGCAATCGTACTCATTACTTATGAGTGGTCGGACTGCATGGCCTTTGCACCCTGTCCATTCCTTGGGCTGCGCACCAAGGTTGAGAAacgaagggaaaaaaaaaaaagaataaggaTAAGAGGAGGGAGGGTCCGCaagagatgaagaaggcaaatgagaggagggaggaggaaggAATGGCGATGGAAGGCACCGCTTTGAATATTTGATCCCCTTGATTTTTGTTTCATAATGTTTAGAGAAAGCTTTCCATGGTTCTTGCTACTCTTATTTTTTTGATGAAGGTAAGAATTAGGGTTTGTTTGGGAACATCGACTATTATTTGGTCTACACACTTAGTGCcctttattaatatttttaataggAGGGGATGATTGTTTTGGGTCTATCAGGTCAAAAGGGGTGATTGTAGCATTTCAAATCTCAGGGAGTGTAGTCatattttggtcaaaatacAAGGGAGGCAAATGTAGTTAGCCGTTAATACACTGCAACAGTTAATGTAATTATTCTAGAGCACAAACTTTGAACAAATATAAATGTAACAGCGCATAATAGTGGTTAAATCTCCTACTATGATAGTTGTTCTGTTAAACAAGATTGAAGTGAGTGTAATTAAAAGGGGATGAGCGAGGGCaaagtaataaaattttggtcaaaaaataGCATGACTCCtgtataatttttcaaaaacttttagAGGGGGCGCCACACCCTTCCTCACCCCTTAATCGGTCCTTATTAGTTTTTATAACAAAATAAGAGAAAGTGCCTTCCTTTTTAACCCCAATGAGAAATGCGAAATGAATACATAAGAGTTACAGAGCCCTCTTGAGACAAGACTACATACTATCCGAGTTGACTATAGTTGAGTTTTAATTTACATTTGTCAAGCTCAACTTGATTGAGCATCTAATCTAGAGTTCAAGCTTGATTAACCTTAATATTAagtataatattttttaaatagaTAAATATTTTATCAGAATGGAAAAAACTTatcaatattattattttttcatccTTCTCCTCCTTTCCCATCGTTTCATCCCCATACCTTTTGCCGCGTCAATTCCCAACCTCGCTAGCTGTCAGCATCTCCTTTTATACGTGTGACTgtcatcttttttctttttgtaagtCGATTTTTTCATGTTTCTATACGATTTTTATACTTAGATTGGAAAGTAGTTGATTTGCTATGTTAATAGGCTAGAACAAAGAGAAATATTGGTGTGTTTCTTTGATTTTCATTTACTGGGTAAATCAAGGTATCATCATTCTCCATTTTTTCTTCcattcaactttttttttcttgtgaatgACTCTATTTATGGGTAAATAATTTCATATGAGTGTTGATGTAATTACACGTGTATATAGTGTTTTATTCATATGATTGTTGATGTAATTACATGTGGATATTATGTTTTATGGTAATATACTTATAGCTTGTCGATTTGCTTCACCACATAAGCTTAACATCATTGCTAGTTTCATCTTCCCACGGTTCAACTAAGTAAACAGTGGTAGAAGCGTGGCAAGGGTAGAATAAGTACCTTTACTGAGAGAAAAGGCTTTTGTGTTAGTTGGCACCGGGTCATTGTTGGTGTGGAAAGATGACTGTTGAAAAGAATAGGGCGTGCTATGGGAGGAAAATACAGGAGGAATCATGCTGCCGAGGTCATTGACAATCAGTTCTTCATTAATTGTAACTAAAACTTAGTGATTGTGGACCTTGATTCAAAAGGTTCTAGTTAGACCAAAATGACAACTGCAATAAccccaaaaataaaagtttggaACTTGCAAAGAACAGGCATCCTACGCAAGAAAAATTAATCACAAACTAATAATTAATAGAAAGGAAGGGAATTAATTAACTGAAAGACTATAAATACTGTTGGTTCTGGgctaaaataattatataattaacAATAATTTCTCTAATTAAACTTAAtaagaaaattaacaaaattatcATGCGCCAATATTGTATAAAAATGGAAATAATTTGTAGCATTAATGTTTGTTTGGTATAAGTTAAAGCATAGATTAAATTGCTCTCTTTAAAATGATTCATGCCCCTACCATGCAAATAATTTGTAACATTAATTTTTGTACTCTCGGTGTCAAAGCATCCCAACAGACCAACTCCGCTCCTCCGCAGCTTTAACTTCTCCTCCTTGGGTAAAGCAAAGAATTTTCTTGATCCCAATTCGATCGTTTCTCGATATTCCAATGGAACCCCATGATTGATAACCTGGAAAAAAAAACCCCATTTCTGGGATGCAGCACCTATCTCAGAGACTAGGCGTGCTAAGTCAGCATCAGCGTGAGGAGAGTTTAGGAAAAACGCCATTTATGGGATGCATCACCTATCTgacaatctttgaaaattagATCGGCTGGTTCCACTAGTCGGACCGCAAATTGGTCGTAGCTCCAATCCGATTCATATTTTAGGTTAATTAGACTTAAAAATCGGATTGAACCGTTGAACAAgcgatttttttgtttttgtctattaaattgaaaaagaaaataaaaaaaagaataggcTTTTCTTAACCCTATAAACTAATTATTAAATGCCACGtccactcatttttttctcattttttatcTCTTATCAAGTTTATATctatattttctattttcttgacttcctccAAACTccaatcttctttttttttttaagttgcaatctttaaatataaaaaatgtgaattgaaatttaaacTTACATTATCTAATTCCCATaaacgtgaattttgtataattttagaatattgtggtatttttgggttggatttaagattttttttggtaaattcaattaagattgagatgaaatttatttgtttcaacttataatttaaaaaacttATCTGCAAAAATCGAAATTctctgaaaatattaaaattttcatcatataaagttttaaattagtccaatgcatgtcttattttgtgcatatatatttatataaattatttttaaaaaaatttattaaaccaGAATTGAACTGATTCAATCAGTTGAACCTCGACCCAAACACTCCACCGATTCAACTAACGATCCGAATTTCAAAACATTGCCTGTCTCAGAGAATAGGCGTGCTAAGTCAGCATCAGTGTGAGGAGAGTTTAGGACAGAGAGATCAATCAGAGGTATGCCTTCATCTTCTCTTCTTGTTGGTTTAGGCCTGTGCACAAGAGCTTGTACAAAAGTTGAGTCAACTGCAGACTCTCCCATCGCCTGGATTGTTTTGGGACTTTTGCTGCTAAAGGTCTAAGAATTAGCAGCGGAGGCAGTGAATTAGGGTAGGATTGGTTAACTCCATGGACTGCTAAATGGCTTTATTAGCTGCAGAGACATGAACAGATTTGGGTCCCATCTTTGAAATTTGTGGTAAGAAGTTTTAGACTTTTATAGTTACCATTTCATAGATGGCTGGCTAATTAGAAACTTCGAAAACATCACACTTTACATATCCCATTCACCCCTTTCTTCATGGACAGATTTGGGTCCCATCATTGAAACTTGTAGTAAGTTAGACTTTTAGTTACCATTTCATAGATGGCTGGCTAATTAGAAACTTCGAAAACATCACACTTTACATTCAAGCCTCTCGTCGTggactacattttttttttttttttttgtcaaactgtCCTTATTATTATTAGGATGGTTTTACACTAAAAATTGGATGTAATGACTTAGGGGCACGTTTTCTTGACATTCTTCTTATACATAAAGGAGTTCGGTTTCAAGTTGCTGTTCTGATTTCTTCTGCCCCTTTAGGGGTAAAGTGGTAACTTTGTAGCAGTTGTGTACGTCTTTGCCACATGAGGTACAAGTGACTTAAGCTCCAATGTCAGCTAAACTACTGTGGTGTCCCATTTTAGTTTTAAAACCATGTTAAGAAAAGCTCATTGAAAACTAGATGCCACATGAAATTACTTAGCTCATTGAATGCTAAGAGATTATCTAAAACTGcacaggttttttttttttgtgatttacTCCTTACTCTATTAATGAATGAATTTCATCAGTTTTAGAATAGCCGTTACTGCCATTAGTTAATCAAGCCATTGAAGGATTGATCTTTCtgcttcttcctttttcttttttttttttttcttttttctgttttcccttTGCTTTTTAATATTACTCTTTGGCTTTTGACATTGGTTCATTTTTGCTATGGTTGTTTGATTAGGTATGTTATTTTCTTCTCTTGCTTTCTTTGGATTTGCTTCATatgtttttctttaaaattattTGATGTTGTTTAAATCTTGTGAGTACAATagaaatttcattttaaatCTGATGGTTCTTTTTATTGTTTGAAAATAATCTCTGAGAATAAGTCTACTTATAAGCTGCTGCTGCCCAATTCAATCAAACCTATTAATCTCTTCACCCTACTTAGTACAAATAAAAACTCAAACAAtcatttttattctattttaaaACTACTACTTTTTTCCTTTGTGATGTGTGCCTATTTTTTAAAACTACCAGAAGTGAAGTGTTCCTACCTTTTTgatctattttatttttaaaaatgagtTCATCCTCaaatcattcattttgttttgtCATAACTCCCTTTTGAATGGAAAAGAAGTGAAAGGAAGGACTATGGAATAAATGGTCTGGTTATTTCCAAACTCCAACCACTACATTTCTTTGAAGGAATTTTCTTGTTGGTATTATTCACTTTTGATGATTTGATTAACAACAATATTGGATTGAAAATATGGATTCCTTTTTTTAATCGTCATCTCTTTAAAGCGAGGGTTACGAATCTgtcaaaaattttccttttgcatTTAAAGTGATTAGTAACAAACGTGACCTGTTTAGGTTAAAGTAGATACTAGATTGTGTCAATCAGCTAAATTTCTTAGCTGTGCTTGTTTTTCTGCCCTAAGAATATGTATTCTGTTTCCTGCCTGTTCCAGCTGCTTTACATTTGACATTCTTTTCGAATCATTGGCATAACAGCCTCTTCAGTTAGATTTTGTTTGGACACGTATAATGTAATGTTTCTGCACTACTATTAATATTTGATCTTCAAGTACCATTATAGCCACAGGCATTCCACTGGGTTTTCTCCCCTAGTTCTAAATAGGTGAGATTCAATTGTATGTTGACCTTTCGCTGATTTTCTTTGTCCAAATAGATTCTTCGGCGCCAGGTACATTGTTCAATGACGAGTTCTTGatataagtgcaagtttaatccAAAATACACCCGCTTGATTGCAAGTATAGAGATCAAATAGTAGTTTATGTCATATATCGGGTCAATCTCATGAGAAGCAACTAATGCAAGTACTAGATCCTTACTTACTCTATTATATTTAGACTTACTATCAAATAAATTAATAGAAATCACGATACTTACTAATTaacaatgtttttaaactcggactgGCCAGCGAATCGAAGAGGAGGCCGGTTCGCAGTTCGACCAGTCCGATCGGCCGATTCACcggttctcttttttttttttttttgcaactttAGTGCTAAGTACTTCATAGGTCTTCACTCTATATTTGAACTTGACGGCTAATACACAATCTAACATGGTTATTGATAACTTCAAGTCCCTAAAATGCATTCACCAACATAACTTACAACTAAATTTAAGttgagataataataaatttcttaaaagtTATACATGAAACCTAGAATGATAAACataactaaaatatcataatttaccacaagttttcataaattcattacaaacataaatagatatagtccaaatgttcaccaattatcacaaacaaaaacacaaaaataaataaaataaatattgaCATTCTTTCACAATTGTAAAAAAGTCCATAAAAGAGTCCGACTCATATTCAAGGCAAACAATTTGAATAACAAACTTTCATCATTGGCATCACAAAGCAACAGCACCACCTTCACAACTTCATTAGTCTAACctgaaaaagttaaaagtttattacaaaaatgtaaatctaattgctcaaactaaaTCATCTTACAATATCGCATATggttttaatttcaaatttgaagtttACGTTATTTTTCCTCTGTCACCGAAAGCCGAAAGGTAAATGATGAAATATGAACATTCATTCAAAAGATTCTTTGAAGGTCACACCTTATTAGTAAGCAAAGAGATTATACCAAATAAGTCTCGGAAACCAAAAAATCAAATGATTTCagaatagaaaaagaaaaaagaaacataatCCAAATTAGCTTCCATTGCTACTACTCCTAAGCAAAATCTACATAAAATTACTACAAGCTAGACACCAaag
It contains:
- the LOC113749732 gene encoding probable 2-oxoglutarate-dependent dioxygenase At5g05600, encoding MGESAVDSAFVQALEHRPKPTRIEDEGIPLIDLSVLNSPHTDADLARLVSEIGDASQKWGFFQVINHGVPLECQEKIELGSRKFFALPKEEKLKVRRTGAGLLGYVDAENTKNVRDWKEVFDFVLKKPTLVAASDEPDDEEVRELTNQWPQNPPEFREVCDEFAREVEKLAFKLMELIALSLGLPKNRFHGFFEDQTTLIRVNHYPPCPSPDLALGVGQHQDAVALTVLAQDDVEGLEVKRKTDGQWILVKPTPNAYIINIADIIQVWSNDKYGSVEHRVSVNSEKERFSIAFFLNPAHYTWVEPLEELINEQNPRKYKAYNSGKFFAARGKLKKIDVCHFKIDN